The Schistocerca gregaria isolate iqSchGreg1 unplaced genomic scaffold, iqSchGreg1.2 ptg000182l, whole genome shotgun sequence sequence TGGAACCCTCTCTGTGATGAAAAATAGGTACAGCAAAATGATGCTGCAGGCTATTGCCAGCAGCGTGAAAAACATACGGTCTGAATGTTGGCTAGCGCGAAACGAGAATATTTATGTCAAAAACTTTAGCCTGAACATTTTTAGCTACGATTCACATGCATTTACTCTGCTTTAACCGAATTTATCTTAAACTTATTGTTAACATTTAAACGCTGTATATATATGTGCAAACGTTTCGTTACTGCTTATACTATTGACCGTTTCTCTCTGATGCTAAGGCTATTGATAGTTCTTAACAAACTGATCACGCGTCCGTCAATAAAGCCTTTGTTCTTTTTCTCTCTTCACCGTCCTTAGCGTTTCTGTCTTACAAAAAACAAAAGGGTCGAATTTTGATGTCCTTCTCGTCTGTTTGATCGGCTTATCCTTCCTTTACTCAATTTCCTCTACGCCACTCTGCTGGCGTGCTATGCTGTTCCAATCAGGTGATACGTATCCTTCTTCTGCCCAAGCAGGTAAATCTGTTTTATATAAAAACGATTTTGTTTTGTATGACAAAGCATGCAGACAGATAAACATTTCGTGTGTGTAGGGTGTCCTATATACCTTCTTGCAGTCTCGACACGTAGGAGAAGGATCTATTGAATTGATGTTGACCTTCGAACCGCTGGGCCGGTAAGATTGAAATTTTGGGTTCACCTCAATTTTTTCCTGAATAATTTTAGATAGCGAATTGTAGTGATTAAATTGCTTGGATGCCGCCTTAATGTCCTCTATCTCTTTGGTATCAGGCGGACTGATTTCCAATACTGGTCCTAGACATTGTGCATATTTTTCATTGTACAGGGGATCATTTACGATTGGATAACCCAGCCATTTCAGGTGAATGCGAATCTGATGAGTACGACCTGTTTTTGGAACACATCTCACCAAGGATTCATTGTTACGATAGAATATCCTCTCAAATTGCGTGATACATCGCTTTCCGTCCGAACTGATACGATTGTGCTCTTTTCGATGAATATCTGGTACAATGAAAATAGGTTGATCAACGGTTATCTTTCCCTCGGGAAACTCGCCAACTACCCGAGCCAAATACCCTTTTTCTATATCGTAGCTCCGAATTTGAGAAGAGATGTCATTCGCGTCTTTGGATGATTTAGTAAAAATCAACAGTCCAGACGTCAGTCGGTCCAGTCTATAGGTGGTGTATAAATTCATGAGTCCATGTTCGTGTGCCAATATGAAGGTAACACTGTTATGCCGATACCGACCGGAAGGATGAACTGGAATAGAGCCGGGCTTGTCAATCACAACCAGTTTTTCGTCttggtaaataattttaatttcctgACCTGATACCGGTGGTTCGTGCCTATGTACTCGATGCATGATCAAATCATGTTCTTTGATTACATAATCGAACCCGACCATTTTGTTATTGATTTGAATTTGCCCAGAACAGATACTCTCCAACTAAATTATTGAACCAGAGAATACAGCGTCAGCAAAACAAGTTAAAAAGGGTAGGTCCACCTAATTATTTATCACACATACACATGCGTCTTGTTCTACTTACATAATAGTTAATGGAATGGTTCCGAAATTCAGTGACGAACATCTCAACTACATTTTTACCAATCCAACGTTGTTTTGCGCCAACCGAAAACGTAAATGGATACTCTCGGACACATCTTAGACCTGTTCTCAATTGTTGAAAATAGACAGTGTGTCAATGAATTTTGTCTTAGTTTCGAGTTGTTTTTCAATGGCTACGTACCATTTTTCAAAATATGCGAGGTCTCTCTTAATTCATGCGACTGAATAGTGACATTTGCTTTTTGAGCGGTCTTATTGGTTTCGTGTTCGTCAAAAAAATCTGCTTCTTTTTTCACATCCCTTGCATTCGGCGCGCATTCCTCAGCCTCTGGAACGATCGGCGACTTTTTCGCGGATTTTAGAGCAGGTTCAAATTCAACTGTACTCGGCATGTATTTAGGATCTCTGCACTTCATTGTGCCTCATATGTGGTGTTGAGTGTATCGAGGAAGGAGAAATTAACTTGGGTATGTATATAATACTCGAAAAGGCAAAAATCATCATATATTTATCgcaaaaaaaatgaaaagataacTTCAAAACACTATGCTAGGGACGGCAAACCTCCTTGATAGTCTAAAGAACATTTTATACACCTTgcttattttttcttaaatttattagATACTATTTGTAAATATGCTTCACCCGTTCAATATCTCCTGTCTCGTTGAATAAGAGATTCTTTTTTCTTGT is a genomic window containing:
- the LOC126304703 gene encoding pseudouridylate synthase RPUSD2-like, yielding MVGFDYVIKEHDLIMHRVHRHEPPVSGQEIKIIYQDEKLVVIDKPGSIPVHPSGRYRHNSVTFILAHEHGLMNLYTTYRLDRLTSGLLIFTKSSKDANDISSQIRSYDIEKGYLARVVGEFPEGKITVDQPIFIVPDIHRKEHNRISSDGKRCITQFERIFYRNNESLVRCVPKTGRTHQIRIHLKWLGYPIVNDPLYNEKYAQCLGPVLEISPPDTKEIEDIKAASKQFNHYNSLSKIIQEKIEVNPKFQSYRPSGSKVNINSIDPSPTCRDCKKVYRTPYTHEMFICLHALSYKTKSFLYKTDLPAWAEEGYVSPDWNSIARQQSGVEEIE